From a single Vitis vinifera cultivar Pinot Noir 40024 chromosome 18, ASM3070453v1 genomic region:
- the LOC100266087 gene encoding cold shock protein 2: MAESKRSTGTVKWFSGQKGFGFIAPDDGGEDLFVHQTSIRSDGFRTLSEGETVEFAVDHGEDGRTKAVEVTAVRGSYSSGGGGGRGFSGGRSRGGSYGRYGGGGYGGGGGGGGGGGGGGGYGRGVRGGRRSGRTDDGYGGGGACYNCGRTGHLARDCYQGSGGGRRGYGGGGGYSAGAGGGGYSAGAGGGGYSAGAGGGGYSFGAGGGACYNCGEEGHFARDCPNGQK; this comes from the coding sequence ATGGCGGAGTCCAAGAGATCGACAGGGACGGTGAAGTGGTTCAGTGGCCAAAAAGGCTTCGGCTTCATAGCTCCGGACGATGGGGGCGAAGATCTCTTCGTTCATCAGACTTCCATCCGATCGGACGGATTTCGGACCCTGTCCGAGGGTGAAACCGTGGAGTTCGCTGTCGATCACGGCGAAGATGGTCGGACGAAAGCCGTCGAGGTGACGGCTGTCCGTGGATCTTACTCTTCAGGCGGTGGCGGTGGGAGGGGGTTTTCCGGTGGGAGAAGTAGGGGTGGTAGTTATGGTCGATACGGTGGCGGCGGttatggtggtggtggtggtggtggtggtggtggtggtggtggtggtggttacGGAAGAGGTGTGAGGGGTGGTCGGAGAAGTGGCAGGACAGATGACGGATATGGCGGCGGGGGGGCGTGTTATAATTGCGGCCGAACTGGTCATTTGGCCAGAGATTGTTATCAGGGCAGTGGTGGGGGGAGACGAGGATACGGTGGCGGTGGTGGATACTCTGCTGGTGCTGGCGGTGGTGGATACTCTGCTGGTGCTGGCGGTGGTGGATACTCTGCTGGTGCTGGCGGTGGTGGATACTCTTTTGGTGCTGGCGGTGGTGCATGCTATAACTGTGGAGAGGAAGGGCATTTTGCGAGGGACTGCCCTAATGGTCAGAAGTGA
- the LOC100243769 gene encoding auxin transporter-like protein 3, with amino-acid sequence MASEKVETIVAGNYLEMEREEGDSKSTKSRLSALFWHGGSVYDAWFSCASNQVAQVLLTLPYSFSQLGMLSGILFQLFYGLMGSWTAYLISVLYVEYRTRKEREKVDFRNHVIQWFEVLDGLLGKHWRNVGLLFNCTFLLFGSVIQLIACASNIYYINDNFDKRTWTYIFGACCATTVFIPSFHNYRIWSFLGLMMTTYTSWYLTIASFIHGQVEGVKHSGPTKMVLYFTGATNILYTFGGHAVTVEIMHAMWKPQRFKLIYLTATLYVLTLTLPSASAVYWAFGDMLLNHSNAFSLLPRSGYRDTAVILMLIHQFITFGFACTPLYFVWEKFVGVHDTKSVCKRALARLPVVIPIWFLAIIFPFFGPINSTVGSLLVSFTVYIIPALAHMITFSSPSSRENAVERPPSFLGGWAGVYSMNAFVVGWILVVGFGFGGWASMLNFIQQINTFGLFTKCYQCPRKA; translated from the exons ATGGCTTCCGAGAAGGTTGAGACCATTGTTGCCGGCAACTACTTGGAGATGGAAAGGGAAGAAGGCGATTCCAAGTCGACTAAGAGCAGATTATCGGCCTTGTTTTGGCACGGCGGCTCGGTCTATGATGCCTGGTTCAGCTGTGCTTCTAATCAG GTTGCCCAAGTGCTTCTCACACTGCCTTACTCGTTTTCACAACTGGGGATGTTATCTGGAATTCTCTTTCAACTGTTTTATGGGTTGATGGGGAGTTGGACTGCTTATCTCATAAGCGTACTTTATGTTGAGTACAGAACTagaaaggagagagaaaaggttgatTTTAGAAATCATGTAATTCAG TGGTTTGAAGTCCTTGATGGGCTTTTGGGGAAGCACTGGAGGAATGTAGGCCTACTTTTCAACTGCACTTTCCTTCTCTTTGGCTCCGTGATACAGCTGATTGCCTGTGCAAG CAACATCTACTACATAAATGACAATTTCGACAAGAGAACTTGGACGTACATCTTCGGCGCCTGCTGTGCTACGACCGTTTTCATTCCTTCATTCCATAATTACAGAATTTGGTCATTCTTAGGCCTTATGATGACCACCTACACTTCTTGGTATCTAACCATTGCTTCCTTTATCCATGGGCAG GTTGAGGGGGTGAAGCACTCTGGCCCAACCAAAATGGTTCTCTACTTCACTGGGGCTACCAACATTCTCTACACCTTTGGTGGTCATGCTGTCACAGT GGAGATAATGCATGCGATGTGGAAGCCCCAAAGGTTCAAGCTAATATACTTGACAGCAACTCTCTATGTGCTGACCCTAACACTGCCGTCAGCTTCCGCTGTTTATTGGGCTTTTGGGGATATGCTCCTTAACCATTCCAATGCTTTCTCTTTGCTGCCAAGGTCTGGATACAGAGACACTGCTGTCATCCTCATGCTCATTCATCAG TTCATAACATTCGGATTTGCATGCACTCCTCTGTACTTTGTTTGGGAAAAGTTCGTCGGTGTGCACGACACAAAGAGTGTGTGCAAGCGAGCCCTAGCCCGACTACCCGTGGTGATCCCCATATGGTTCCTGGCCATCATTTTCCCTTTCTTCGGTCCCATCAACTCCACAGTTGGATCACTTCTTGTCAGCTTCACCGTCTACATAATCCCAGCCTTAGCTCACATGATAACATTTTCTTCGCCATCTTCTAGAGAG AATGCAGTGGAGAGACCACCGTCATTCTTAGGAGGTTGGGCCGGCGTATACTCAATGAACGCCTTTGTGGTGGGATGGATTTTGGTGGTGGGATTCGGGTTTGGAGGGTGGGCAAGCATGCTCAACTTCATTCAACAAATTAATACATTTGGACTCTTCACAAAATGCTACCAGTGCCCTCGCAAGGCTTGA